From Streptomyces qinzhouensis, one genomic window encodes:
- a CDS encoding HelD family protein, which produces MRREQETVDRLRLRLAGLRREAAAGLRATLAQPGTHLQARLERDVAAGEGAGRLAALDAVESGLCFGRIDHRDGTSRPIGRIGIRDDDPDRTPLLIDWRAPVARPFYLATGHEPMGLTRRRHITTQGPTVTGLHDEILDLTDPTRTGYEDHDADAVLLAALGSARTGRMADIVRTIQAEQDRIIRAPRRGVLVVEGGPGTGKTAVALHRAAYLLYAEREQLARRAVLIVGPNPAFLGYIGDVLPSLGETGVLLASLGELFPGVLATGTESVHSAAVKGRAAMAAALARAVADRQRLPETVPALPAPHPDHINDTDHINDTDYTDYESENILPEPALLIDHEEYGILRLHREMAYAARDRARATGLPHNLARPHFAFAVVDSLTAQVAERLGADPYGGPDLLGPDDRAQIGKEVATSAEVHSAIDELWPRLTPQELVTAFLAHPGDYLPEDDAAAVRRTTGPWTPADVPLLDEAAELLGVDDSARRAAEEAGRRERIAYAQGVLDLSAGSQTYEFEDEESEVLAAHDVVDAERMAERHEEADHRTAAERAAADRTWAFGHIVVDEAQELSPMAWRLLMRRCPARSMTLVGDPAQTADESGAGSWAQILGPYVGDRWTHTRLGVNYRTPAEIMARAAAVRRAAHPEFEPPRSVRSTGTEPWFERVAPDALAAAVLAAARRETPEEGRLAVIAPAALHPGLAALAGDGLDLTSRVVLLTPREAKGLEFDGVIVVEPAAFGDSDLYVALTRATQWLGVVHTAPLPPGLDGDPVRED; this is translated from the coding sequence ATGCGCCGGGAGCAGGAGACCGTCGACCGGCTGCGACTGCGGCTGGCCGGACTGCGCCGGGAGGCCGCGGCCGGCCTCCGCGCCACCCTCGCCCAACCGGGCACCCACCTCCAGGCCCGGCTGGAACGCGATGTGGCCGCCGGGGAAGGCGCCGGCCGGCTCGCCGCGCTCGACGCCGTCGAATCCGGCCTCTGCTTCGGCCGGATCGACCACCGCGACGGCACCAGCCGCCCGATCGGCCGGATCGGCATCCGGGACGACGATCCCGACCGCACTCCGCTGCTCATCGACTGGCGCGCGCCCGTCGCCCGCCCCTTCTACCTCGCCACCGGCCATGAGCCGATGGGCCTCACCCGCCGGCGCCACATCACCACCCAGGGCCCCACCGTCACCGGTCTCCACGACGAGATCCTCGATCTCACCGACCCCACCAGGACCGGCTACGAGGACCATGACGCCGACGCCGTCCTCCTCGCCGCCCTCGGCAGCGCCCGCACCGGCCGGATGGCCGATATCGTCCGTACCATCCAGGCCGAACAGGACCGGATCATCCGCGCCCCGCGCCGCGGCGTCCTGGTCGTCGAGGGCGGACCCGGTACCGGCAAGACCGCGGTCGCCCTGCACCGCGCCGCGTATCTCCTCTACGCCGAGCGGGAGCAGCTCGCCCGCCGCGCCGTACTGATCGTCGGTCCCAACCCCGCCTTCCTCGGCTACATCGGCGACGTCCTGCCGTCCCTCGGCGAGACCGGGGTACTGCTCGCCAGCCTCGGGGAGCTGTTCCCCGGCGTCCTGGCCACCGGCACCGAATCCGTCCATTCCGCCGCCGTCAAGGGCCGGGCCGCGATGGCGGCGGCGCTGGCGCGGGCCGTGGCCGACCGGCAGCGGCTCCCGGAGACCGTGCCCGCGCTCCCCGCCCCCCACCCCGACCACATCAACGACACCGACCACATCAACGACACCGACTACACCGACTACGAGTCGGAGAACATCCTTCCCGAGCCCGCCCTCCTCATCGACCACGAGGAGTACGGCATCCTGCGGCTGCACCGCGAGATGGCGTACGCGGCCCGGGACCGGGCCCGGGCCACCGGACTGCCGCACAACCTCGCCCGCCCCCACTTCGCCTTCGCCGTCGTGGACTCCCTCACCGCCCAGGTCGCCGAGCGGCTCGGCGCCGATCCGTACGGCGGTCCCGACCTGCTGGGCCCCGACGACCGCGCGCAGATCGGCAAGGAGGTCGCCACCAGCGCCGAGGTGCACTCCGCGATCGACGAACTCTGGCCGAGGCTCACCCCGCAGGAGCTGGTCACCGCGTTCCTCGCGCACCCCGGGGACTACCTGCCGGAGGACGACGCGGCGGCGGTCCGCCGTACCACCGGCCCCTGGACCCCCGCCGATGTCCCCCTCCTCGACGAGGCCGCCGAACTCCTCGGCGTCGACGACAGCGCCCGGCGCGCCGCCGAGGAGGCCGGGCGCCGGGAGCGGATCGCCTACGCGCAGGGCGTTCTCGACCTGTCGGCGGGTTCGCAGACGTACGAGTTCGAGGACGAGGAGTCCGAAGTGCTCGCCGCGCACGATGTCGTCGACGCCGAGCGGATGGCCGAACGCCACGAGGAGGCCGACCACCGCACCGCCGCCGAACGGGCCGCCGCCGACCGCACCTGGGCCTTCGGCCATATCGTCGTCGACGAGGCGCAGGAGCTGTCCCCGATGGCCTGGCGGCTGCTGATGCGCCGCTGCCCGGCCCGTTCGATGACCCTGGTCGGCGATCCGGCGCAGACCGCCGACGAGTCGGGTGCCGGATCGTGGGCGCAGATCCTCGGGCCGTACGTCGGCGACCGCTGGACCCACACCCGGCTGGGCGTCAACTACCGCACGCCCGCCGAGATCATGGCCCGGGCGGCCGCCGTACGGCGGGCCGCGCATCCGGAGTTCGAGCCGCCGCGCTCGGTCCGGTCGACGGGCACCGAGCCCTGGTTCGAACGGGTGGCGCCGGACGCCCTGGCCGCCGCCGTCCTCGCGGCCGCCCGCCGGGAGACCCCCGAGGAGGGCCGGCTCGCCGTGATCGCCCCCGCCGCGCTGCACCCCGGTCTCGCCGCCCTGGCCGGCGACGGCCTCGACCTGACGAGCCGGGTCGTGCTGCTCACGCCGCGCGAGGCCAAGGGCCTCGAATTCGACGGGGTGATCGTCGTCGAACCGGCCGCCTTCGGCGACAGTGATCTGTATGTGGCGCTGACCCGGGCCACCCAGTGGCTCGGAGTCGTCCACACGGCGCCGCTGCCGCCGGGCCTGGACGGCGATCCGGTACGGGAGGACTGA
- the glgB gene encoding 1,4-alpha-glucan branching enzyme, protein MTAARPPYQESPGTGAPRTPSPPSPTAPSPRTTTRPPAPARAGRPPKKAPAAPPSAPRPGSAAHGVLTAPALPGEDRARLLSGGHHDPHALLGAHLGRHGVEVRVLRPYARSVTVLAKGLRAELHDHGDGLFSGVLPMRSVPEYRLLIAYDSPDGRGLHEVETDDPYRLLPALGELDLHLIGEGRHEQLWRALGAHPMLHQGVTGTRFTLWSPNARGVRVAGSFNHWDGGGFPMRSLGASGVWELFVPGVGEGALYKFEIMRPDGTHTLRADPMARHTEVPPANASVVTVSRHEWRDADWLARRADRPVHEAPFSVYEVHLASWRPGLNYRQLAEQLPSYVKDLGFTHVELMPLAEHPFGGSWGYQVTGFYAPTSRMGSPDDFRFLIDALHRAGLGVIMDWVPAHFPRDEWALADFDGRPLYEHGDPVRAAHPDWGTLEFDYGRKEVRNFLVANAVYWCEEFHIDGLRVDAVASMLYLDYSREEGQWTPNEHGGREDLDAVAFLQEMNATVHRRCPGVVTIAEESTAWDGVTRATEHGGLGFGLKWNMGWMHDSLEYMAREPVHRRFHHHEMTFSMMYAYSENYLLPVSHDEVVHGKGALVDKMPGDWWQRRANHRAYLGFMWAHPGKQLLFMGQEFAQGAEWSEAHGPDWWLLDPSYAAEPDHRGVRLLVRDLNTVYGRTPALWERDTVPEGFEWIDCEAAEDNVLAFVRFDAGREPLVSVSNFSPVVREGYRIGVPEWVPAWAEALNTDEERYGGGGIRNGVAGAGGDGERGPLAPEPEPSHGRGSSLLLTLPPLATVWLRPVRTS, encoded by the coding sequence GTGACCGCCGCCCGCCCTCCGTACCAGGAATCCCCCGGCACCGGCGCACCTCGCACGCCCTCGCCGCCGTCACCCACCGCGCCGTCCCCCCGGACGACGACCCGGCCCCCGGCGCCCGCGCGGGCCGGCCGGCCCCCGAAGAAGGCCCCCGCCGCCCCGCCGTCCGCGCCCCGCCCCGGCTCCGCCGCCCATGGCGTGCTCACCGCCCCCGCCCTCCCCGGCGAGGACCGGGCGCGCCTCCTCTCCGGCGGCCACCACGATCCGCACGCCCTCCTCGGCGCCCATCTCGGCCGCCACGGCGTCGAGGTCCGGGTGCTGCGCCCGTACGCCCGGTCCGTCACCGTGCTCGCCAAGGGTCTGCGGGCCGAACTGCACGACCACGGCGACGGGCTGTTCTCCGGGGTGCTCCCGATGCGGTCGGTCCCCGAGTACCGGCTGCTGATCGCCTACGACAGCCCCGACGGCCGCGGTCTGCACGAGGTGGAGACCGACGATCCGTACCGCCTGCTGCCCGCGCTGGGCGAACTCGACCTGCATCTCATCGGCGAGGGCCGGCACGAGCAGCTGTGGCGGGCGCTCGGCGCGCACCCCATGCTCCACCAGGGGGTGACCGGCACCCGTTTCACGCTCTGGTCGCCGAACGCGCGCGGGGTGCGGGTCGCCGGGAGCTTCAACCACTGGGACGGCGGCGGCTTCCCGATGCGCTCGCTGGGCGCCTCGGGGGTGTGGGAGCTGTTCGTGCCCGGGGTCGGCGAGGGCGCGCTGTACAAGTTCGAGATCATGCGCCCGGACGGGACGCACACCCTGCGCGCCGACCCGATGGCCCGCCATACCGAGGTGCCGCCCGCCAACGCCTCGGTCGTCACGGTCTCCCGGCACGAGTGGCGCGACGCCGACTGGCTGGCGCGGCGCGCGGACCGCCCGGTCCACGAGGCGCCGTTCTCCGTCTACGAGGTCCATCTCGCCTCCTGGCGGCCCGGGCTGAACTATCGGCAGCTGGCCGAGCAGCTCCCCTCGTACGTCAAGGACCTCGGCTTCACCCATGTGGAGCTGATGCCGCTGGCCGAGCACCCCTTCGGCGGCTCCTGGGGCTACCAGGTCACCGGCTTCTACGCGCCGACCTCCCGGATGGGCAGCCCGGACGACTTCCGGTTCCTGATCGACGCGCTGCACCGGGCCGGCCTCGGCGTGATCATGGACTGGGTGCCGGCGCACTTCCCGCGCGACGAATGGGCGCTGGCGGATTTCGACGGACGGCCGCTGTACGAGCACGGCGATCCGGTCCGGGCCGCGCACCCGGACTGGGGCACGCTCGAATTCGACTACGGCCGCAAGGAGGTCCGGAACTTCCTGGTGGCCAACGCGGTCTACTGGTGCGAGGAATTCCATATCGACGGGCTGCGGGTGGACGCGGTGGCGTCGATGCTCTACCTCGACTATTCCCGCGAGGAGGGCCAGTGGACGCCGAACGAACACGGCGGCCGGGAGGATCTGGACGCGGTGGCCTTCCTCCAGGAGATGAACGCCACGGTCCACCGGCGCTGCCCGGGGGTGGTGACGATCGCCGAGGAGTCCACGGCCTGGGACGGGGTCACCCGCGCCACCGAACACGGCGGCCTCGGTTTCGGGCTGAAGTGGAATATGGGCTGGATGCACGATTCGCTGGAGTACATGGCCCGTGAGCCGGTGCACCGCCGCTTCCACCACCACGAGATGACGTTCTCGATGATGTACGCGTACAGCGAGAACTACCTGCTGCCGGTCTCTCACGACGAGGTCGTGCACGGCAAGGGCGCGCTGGTGGACAAGATGCCCGGCGACTGGTGGCAGCGGCGCGCCAACCACCGGGCGTATCTCGGCTTCATGTGGGCGCATCCGGGCAAGCAGCTGCTCTTCATGGGCCAGGAGTTCGCCCAGGGCGCCGAGTGGTCGGAGGCGCACGGGCCCGACTGGTGGCTGCTGGACCCGTCGTACGCGGCGGAGCCCGACCACCGGGGTGTGCGGCTGCTGGTGCGGGACCTGAACACGGTGTACGGGCGGACCCCGGCGCTGTGGGAGCGGGACACCGTGCCGGAGGGCTTCGAGTGGATCGACTGCGAGGCGGCCGAGGACAATGTGCTGGCCTTCGTCCGCTTCGACGCCGGGCGGGAGCCGCTGGTGTCGGTGAGCAACTTCTCGCCGGTGGTCCGGGAGGGCTATCGCATCGGGGTGCCGGAGTGGGTGCCGGCCTGGGCGGAGGCCCTCAACACCGACGAGGAGCGGTACGGCGGCGGGGGGATCCGCAACGGTGTCGCGGGGGCGGGCGGCGACGGTGAGCGGGGACCGCTGGCCCCGGAGCCCGAGCCGTCGCACGGCCGGGGTTCGAGTCTGCTGCTGACGCTGCCGCCGCTGGCGACGGTCTGGCTGCGGCCGGTCCGTACCTCCTGA
- a CDS encoding maltokinase N-terminal cap-like domain-containing protein, with the protein MSEAAATRTPVGRPSPLLSSLAPLLRSWLPDRRWFAGKGRPVTGFSLVSAAELLPVAGTGPGGNGPGLLHLLVAVHQEEPGAAVPPGRPADCYQLLLGVCRTLPPQLAPALIGRPATGPLAGRTVYEGLRDPRLTGLVLERLRTPGTHGPLRFARSGGAPAVPGGLTARPLDAEQSNTSLVYGDAYILKVLRRVEPGPHPDLELPLAIARAGCDRVPLPVAWYESADPLPYTLGVLQPYLSGSLDGWRLALEALAAGRPFTDEARALGRVTAEVHSALAAELPTVALGPALTGRLAAGMSGRLDEAALAVPALLPYLPRLRTAFDALAALGRSGTGSGHRAQRVHGDLHLGQTLRSGAYWSVIDFEGEPARPLAERRTPQPPVRDIAGMLRSFDYAARTHRPWNPSWAEGCRAAYCEGYAEVSGHDPRAEPALLRAYETDKAVYEVVYEARHRPDWLPVPMAAIHRLAAPG; encoded by the coding sequence ATGTCGGAGGCTGCTGCCACCCGGACCCCCGTCGGCCGTCCGTCGCCGCTGCTCTCCTCCCTCGCCCCGCTGCTGCGCTCCTGGCTGCCGGACCGGCGCTGGTTCGCCGGGAAAGGGCGACCGGTCACCGGCTTCTCCCTGGTCTCGGCGGCCGAACTGCTGCCGGTGGCCGGAACCGGCCCCGGCGGCAACGGACCGGGCCTGCTGCATCTGCTGGTGGCGGTCCATCAGGAGGAGCCGGGGGCCGCCGTACCGCCCGGCCGTCCGGCGGACTGCTACCAACTCCTGCTGGGCGTCTGCCGGACCCTGCCGCCGCAGCTCGCCCCGGCGCTGATCGGCCGTCCGGCGACCGGACCGCTGGCGGGCCGCACGGTGTACGAGGGGCTGCGCGATCCCCGGCTGACCGGACTCGTCCTGGAACGGCTGCGGACCCCGGGCACCCACGGCCCCCTCCGGTTCGCCCGCTCCGGCGGCGCACCCGCCGTCCCCGGCGGTCTCACGGCCCGCCCCCTCGACGCCGAACAGTCCAACACCTCGCTGGTGTACGGCGACGCGTACATCCTCAAGGTGCTGCGCCGGGTCGAACCCGGCCCGCACCCCGATCTGGAGCTGCCGCTGGCCATCGCCCGCGCGGGCTGCGACCGGGTGCCGCTGCCGGTCGCCTGGTACGAGTCGGCGGATCCGCTGCCGTACACCCTCGGGGTGCTCCAGCCCTACCTCAGCGGCTCCCTCGACGGCTGGCGGCTCGCGCTGGAAGCGCTGGCGGCGGGCCGCCCGTTCACCGACGAGGCCCGGGCGCTGGGCCGGGTGACCGCCGAGGTGCACTCCGCGCTCGCCGCCGAACTGCCCACGGTCGCCCTCGGACCGGCGCTGACCGGGCGGCTGGCCGCCGGGATGAGCGGCAGACTCGACGAAGCCGCGCTCGCGGTCCCCGCCCTGCTGCCCTATCTGCCGCGGCTGCGCACCGCCTTCGACGCGCTCGCCGCCCTCGGTCGCTCCGGCACCGGCTCCGGGCACCGGGCCCAGCGCGTCCACGGCGATCTCCACCTCGGCCAGACCCTGCGCTCCGGCGCCTACTGGTCCGTCATCGACTTCGAGGGCGAGCCCGCCCGGCCGCTCGCCGAACGCCGCACCCCCCAGCCGCCCGTCCGCGATATCGCCGGAATGCTCCGCTCCTTCGACTACGCGGCCCGTACCCACCGCCCGTGGAACCCCTCGTGGGCGGAGGGCTGCCGGGCCGCCTACTGCGAGGGCTACGCGGAGGTGTCGGGGCACGATCCCCGCGCCGAGCCCGCGCTGCTGCGCGCCTACGAGACCGACAAGGCCGTCTACGAGGTGGTGTACGAGGCCCGGCACCGGCCCGACTGGCTGCCGGTCCCGATGGCGGCGATCCACCGGCTGGCCGCCCCCGGCTGA
- the treS gene encoding maltose alpha-D-glucosyltransferase: MTVNEPVHDLFEDTPEKDRDPDWFKRAVFYEVLVRSFQDSNGDGVGDLKGLTERLDYLQWLGVDCLWLPPFFKSPLRDGGYDVADYTSVLPEFGDLADFVEFTDAAHQRGMRVVIDFVMNHTSDQHEWFQQSRSDPDGPYGDYYVWADDDERYPEARIIFVDTESSNWTFDPVRRQYYWHRFFSHQPDLNYENPAVQEEIISALRFWLDLGIDGFRLDAVPYLYQEDGTNCENLPSTHEFLKRVRKEIDAHYPDTVLLAEANQWPEDVVDYFGDYAADGDECHMAFHFPVMPRIFMAVRRESRYPVSEILAKTPAIPSNCQWGIFLRNHDELTLEMVTDEERDYMYAEYAKDPRMRANIGIRRRLAPLLDNDRNQIELFTALLLSLPGSPILYYGDEIGMGDNIWLGDRDAVRTPMQWTPDRNAGFSSSDPGRLYLPTIMDPVYGYQVTNVEAAMSSPSSLLHWTRRMIEIRKQNPAFGLGSYTELASSNPAVLAFTREYQDDLVLCVHNFSRFAQPTELDLREFAGRRPVELIGQVRFPAIGQWPYLLTLAGHGFYWFRLRRDQTAEPAALDGAAAP, translated from the coding sequence ATGACCGTCAACGAACCCGTCCACGACCTGTTCGAGGACACCCCCGAGAAGGACCGCGATCCCGACTGGTTCAAGCGGGCCGTCTTCTACGAAGTACTCGTCCGCTCCTTCCAGGACAGCAACGGGGACGGCGTCGGCGACCTCAAGGGCCTGACGGAGCGCCTCGACTACCTCCAGTGGCTGGGCGTGGACTGCCTCTGGCTGCCGCCGTTCTTCAAGTCCCCGCTGCGGGACGGCGGGTACGACGTCGCCGACTACACCTCCGTACTGCCCGAATTCGGCGACCTCGCCGACTTCGTGGAGTTCACGGACGCCGCCCACCAGCGCGGTATGCGGGTCGTCATCGACTTCGTCATGAACCACACCAGCGATCAGCACGAGTGGTTCCAGCAGTCCCGCTCGGACCCGGACGGGCCGTACGGCGACTACTACGTCTGGGCCGACGACGACGAACGGTATCCGGAGGCCCGGATCATCTTCGTCGACACCGAATCGTCGAACTGGACCTTCGACCCGGTCCGCCGGCAGTACTACTGGCACCGGTTCTTCTCCCACCAGCCCGATCTCAACTACGAGAACCCGGCGGTCCAGGAGGAGATCATCTCCGCCCTCCGGTTCTGGCTGGACCTGGGCATCGACGGTTTCCGGCTGGACGCGGTGCCGTACCTCTACCAGGAGGACGGCACGAACTGCGAGAACCTGCCGAGCACCCATGAGTTCCTGAAGCGGGTACGGAAGGAGATCGACGCCCACTACCCGGACACCGTGCTGCTGGCCGAGGCCAACCAGTGGCCCGAGGACGTCGTCGACTACTTCGGCGACTACGCGGCCGACGGCGACGAATGCCATATGGCCTTCCACTTCCCGGTGATGCCGCGGATCTTCATGGCGGTGCGCCGCGAGTCCCGCTATCCGGTCTCGGAAATCCTCGCCAAGACCCCGGCCATCCCGTCCAACTGCCAGTGGGGCATCTTCCTGCGCAACCACGACGAGCTGACCCTCGAGATGGTGACGGACGAAGAGCGCGACTACATGTACGCGGAGTACGCCAAGGACCCGCGGATGCGGGCCAATATCGGCATCCGGCGCCGGCTCGCCCCGCTGCTGGACAACGACCGCAACCAGATCGAACTCTTCACCGCCCTGCTGCTGTCCCTGCCGGGTTCGCCGATCCTCTACTACGGCGACGAGATCGGCATGGGCGACAACATCTGGCTCGGCGACCGGGACGCGGTACGGACCCCGATGCAGTGGACCCCCGACCGGAACGCGGGATTCTCCTCCAGTGACCCGGGGCGGCTGTATCTGCCGACCATCATGGACCCGGTCTACGGCTACCAGGTCACCAATGTCGAGGCGGCGATGAGCAGTCCCTCGTCGCTGCTCCACTGGACCCGCCGCATGATCGAGATCCGGAAACAGAACCCGGCGTTCGGTCTGGGTTCGTACACCGAACTGGCCTCGTCCAATCCGGCGGTGCTGGCCTTCACCCGGGAGTACCAGGACGATCTGGTGCTCTGTGTGCACAATTTCTCCCGGTTCGCCCAGCCGACGGAGCTGGATCTGCGGGAGTTCGCGGGCCGCCGCCCGGTGGAGCTGATCGGTCAGGTCCGCTTCCCGGCCATTGGCCAGTGGCCGTATCTGCTGACCCTGGCGGGCCACGGCTTCTACTGGTTCCGGCTGCGGCGGGATCAGACGGCCGAACCGGCCGCCCTCGACGGTGCCGCGGCGCCGTAA
- a CDS encoding alpha-1,4-glucan--maltose-1-phosphate maltosyltransferase — MIGRIPVLDVSPLVDCGRRPAKAVVGEAFEIGATVFREGHDAVAANVVLRDPGGQPGAWTPMREAAPGSDRWSAVVVPDSEGLWSYAVEAWSDPVASWLREAGIKVPAGIDTELVLEEGARLYERAAADVPKSDGREAVLAVADALRNTAAEPGVRLAAASASDAAAALARHPLRELVTISRPLPLLVERRRALFGSWYELFPRSEGAVVAPGGPPVSGTFRTAAERLPAIAAMGFDVVYLPPVHPIGTTHRKGPDNSLTSGPHDVGVPWAIGSADGGHDALHPDLGTFADFAHFVQTAKALRMEVALDFALQCSPDHPWVTEHPEWFRHRADGTIAYAENPPKKYQDIVPVAFDADMRGLVRETVRILRFWAERGVRIFRVDNPHTKPVVFWEQVIAEVNGTDPDVIFLAEAFTRPAMMRTLAAVGFQQSYTYFTWRNTKRELTEYLTELSGETAAVLRPNFFVNTPDILHETLQRGGRPAFEVRAVLAATLSPSWGMYAGYELCENTALREGSEEYLRSEKYELRPRDWESAAREGRTIAPLITALNRIRRRHPALQQLRNLHFHDTDNDAVIAYSKRSGQDTVLVVANLDPHHTQEGTVSLDMPRLGFAWPETAPVRDLLTGETYHWGRAAFVRLEPGVTPAHIVALRPSPPIGGSPTP, encoded by the coding sequence ATGATCGGTCGCATCCCCGTTCTGGACGTCAGTCCTCTCGTCGACTGCGGGCGCAGGCCCGCCAAGGCCGTGGTCGGCGAGGCCTTCGAGATCGGGGCCACCGTGTTCCGGGAGGGGCACGACGCCGTCGCCGCGAACGTGGTCCTGCGCGACCCCGGCGGGCAGCCGGGGGCCTGGACGCCGATGCGGGAGGCGGCGCCGGGGAGCGACCGGTGGAGCGCGGTGGTCGTGCCGGACTCCGAGGGACTGTGGAGTTACGCGGTGGAGGCCTGGAGCGATCCGGTGGCGAGCTGGCTGCGGGAGGCCGGGATCAAGGTTCCGGCCGGGATCGACACCGAGCTGGTGCTGGAGGAGGGGGCCCGGCTGTACGAGCGGGCGGCGGCGGACGTACCGAAGAGCGACGGGCGGGAAGCGGTGCTCGCGGTGGCGGACGCCCTGCGGAACACCGCGGCGGAGCCGGGGGTCCGGCTGGCCGCCGCTTCCGCCTCCGACGCGGCCGCCGCGCTCGCCCGTCATCCGCTGCGGGAACTCGTCACGATCTCGCGTCCGTTGCCGCTGCTGGTGGAGCGCCGCCGGGCGCTCTTCGGATCGTGGTACGAGCTGTTCCCGCGCTCCGAGGGGGCCGTGGTCGCGCCCGGCGGGCCGCCCGTCTCCGGCACCTTCCGCACCGCCGCCGAACGGCTGCCGGCGATCGCCGCGATGGGCTTCGACGTGGTGTACCTGCCGCCGGTGCACCCGATCGGGACGACCCATCGCAAGGGCCCGGACAACAGCCTGACCTCGGGTCCGCACGATGTCGGGGTGCCGTGGGCGATCGGTTCGGCCGACGGCGGGCACGACGCGCTCCACCCGGACCTCGGCACCTTCGCCGACTTCGCCCACTTCGTCCAGACCGCGAAGGCGCTGCGGATGGAAGTGGCCCTCGACTTCGCGCTGCAGTGCTCGCCGGACCATCCCTGGGTCACCGAGCACCCCGAGTGGTTCCGGCACCGGGCCGACGGCACGATCGCGTACGCCGAGAACCCGCCGAAGAAGTACCAGGACATCGTCCCCGTCGCCTTCGACGCCGATATGAGGGGTCTGGTCCGGGAGACCGTACGGATCCTGCGCTTCTGGGCGGAGCGGGGGGTGCGCATCTTCCGGGTGGACAATCCGCACACCAAACCGGTGGTGTTCTGGGAGCAGGTCATCGCGGAGGTCAACGGCACCGACCCGGACGTGATCTTCCTGGCGGAGGCGTTCACCCGCCCGGCGATGATGCGGACCCTGGCCGCGGTCGGCTTCCAGCAGTCGTACACCTACTTCACCTGGCGGAACACCAAACGCGAGCTGACGGAGTATCTGACCGAGCTGTCCGGCGAGACGGCCGCGGTCCTCCGTCCGAACTTCTTCGTGAACACCCCGGACATCCTGCACGAGACCCTGCAGCGCGGCGGCCGTCCGGCCTTCGAGGTACGGGCGGTGCTGGCCGCGACGCTCTCGCCGTCCTGGGGGATGTACGCGGGGTACGAACTCTGCGAGAACACCGCGCTGCGGGAGGGCAGCGAGGAGTACCTTCGCTCGGAGAAGTACGAACTCCGGCCCCGGGACTGGGAGTCCGCCGCCCGCGAGGGCCGGACGATCGCCCCCCTGATCACCGCGCTCAACCGGATCAGACGCCGTCACCCGGCGCTCCAGCAGCTGCGGAACCTCCACTTCCATGACACCGACAACGACGCGGTGATCGCCTATTCGAAACGATCGGGCCAGGACACCGTGCTCGTCGTCGCGAACCTCGACCCCCACCACACCCAGGAGGGGACGGTCTCGTTGGACATGCCGCGACTCGGCTTCGCATGGCCCGAGACCGCCCCGGTGCGCGATCTGCTCACCGGTGAGACCTATCACTGGGGCAGAGCCGCCTTCGTGCGCCTGGAGCCGGGCGTCACGCCCGCGCACATCGTGGCTCTGCGACCGTCCCCGCCGATCGGAGGGTCACCCACACCATGA
- a CDS encoding SDR family oxidoreductase: MSDHIPMRVAVVGATGFQGGATARLLVERGHQVRTLSRRPEGERPQLPGVSCGSGDLGRFEDVRQLFEGATHAAVVLPLVYQAEKVLRYAQNIARAARESGVRRLVFNTNIRIPGRTTNVVGFETRRLSETVFREGLSGSGVELVVVRPPVYLDNLFSPWNGPALMKEGVLAYPLPVDARVAWLSHRDLAEAVFAALTVDGLAGRAFDIGGPAVLTGPELAEEFGRGLGREVRYVPLEPAVFEQGLSQLLGAEAAAGVSGVYHYMAAGADPSLLKDDEGLSATALSVKPARAAEWVARQPWQMWTGSEHSYDA, translated from the coding sequence ATGTCCGATCACATTCCGATGCGGGTGGCGGTCGTGGGGGCGACCGGCTTCCAGGGCGGTGCCACCGCGCGGCTGCTCGTGGAGCGCGGCCATCAGGTCCGCACCCTCAGCCGCCGGCCGGAGGGTGAGCGGCCGCAGCTGCCCGGTGTCTCCTGCGGCAGCGGTGACCTGGGCCGTTTCGAGGACGTGCGGCAGCTGTTCGAGGGCGCGACGCATGCGGCGGTGGTGCTTCCGCTGGTCTACCAGGCGGAGAAGGTCCTGCGGTACGCGCAGAACATCGCACGGGCGGCCCGGGAGTCCGGGGTGCGCCGGCTGGTGTTCAACACGAACATCCGGATCCCCGGCCGGACGACGAACGTGGTCGGCTTCGAGACCCGGCGGCTGTCGGAGACCGTATTCCGGGAGGGCCTTTCGGGCAGCGGGGTCGAACTGGTCGTGGTCCGGCCGCCGGTCTATCTCGACAACCTCTTCAGCCCGTGGAACGGCCCGGCGCTGATGAAGGAGGGGGTGCTGGCGTATCCGCTGCCGGTGGACGCGCGGGTCGCCTGGCTCTCCCACCGCGATCTCGCGGAGGCGGTTTTCGCGGCGCTCACGGTCGACGGACTCGCGGGCCGCGCCTTCGACATCGGCGGCCCGGCCGTGCTGACCGGCCCGGAACTGGCCGAGGAGTTCGGCCGCGGTCTGGGCCGCGAGGTGCGGTACGTCCCGCTGGAGCCGGCCGTCTTCGAACAGGGGCTCTCCCAGCTGCTGGGCGCGGAGGCCGCGGCGGGCGTCTCCGGTGTCTACCACTACATGGCGGCGGGCGCGGACCCGTCGCTGCTGAAGGACGACGAGGGACTGTCGGCGACGGCCCTGTCGGTGAAACCCGCCCGGGCGGCGGAGTGGGTGGCCCGCCAGCCCTGGCAGATGTGGACCGGATCGGAGCACTCCTATGACGCGTAA